Genomic window (Nomia melanderi isolate GNS246 chromosome 14, iyNomMela1, whole genome shotgun sequence):
TTACattaagaagaaatattttaaagattctAACATGTATATATAACTTACTACATTGGTAGTGTCTGCGGTAATTGCTAACGTTAAAAACAGAGAAATGAAGTTATAGAAACCTGTTATGGAAAATTCTTGTACTTTGCTTTTGGAAAACTTTGAGTAAATTCGACCTTTAATTTGATTCCAATGCTTTGCATCATTATTGCTATAATTTATTTGCAAGAAAGATCCTGCAATATGTTTTCAGAATTAACATTTTCGTTAATGGAGTTTGTTTTTATAGCGAAACAGTATATTTACCGAGGAAACGTAAAAACATTCCGTAACTAGATTCTTTGACACAGTccgtattatttattctatccCTGATTTGTCTCAGTATGTCTGCAGCAGTTTTcctgttaaatattattttgttacaaattataaaaaaagatatatagttacatcaattattttcatacttTTCAACGGACAAAATCCAAGGACCCGatgtttgtaataaaaatgGCTCGTCTAATCTTTTATGGAAGCAATCCCAAAGAagagaaattactgaaactCGTGTCTGCCACCATTCAGTGACTATGGTATTTAATAAAGGAATCATAATACGTAATTCTTCATCAATTTCATCTCGTTCTCCATCCTTTCCACCTTTGGAAATATAAGTTTTCAAAATCTTCTCCAGCTGCTCATAATTAGACCTAATCTTTAAAACCACAAATAAGCAGTTGACATTTTTTACATGTAGGTGACATAAAGAAAAAGAGATGAAATACAAATACCCTTGAACATTTGGACCCTAAGTATATGCCATCGACATTATATCCGTATAAAAGTGACAGATTATAAATAATCCACAAACAAAATAATTCAGAGTTTTTACATGGTGCTAAGGTATAGCATGAAGATTCCTGTTTGATATTGGATGCACTCCTATTTAATAATGCATTAACACTGTCATTTACATAGTCCcagaatttctataaaataaatatttcatagaagTTACATAAAAAGAGTATCAATattagattttaaaaataataccttTGATTTCATTCTGTCAGctaaattatcaatgaatatttgaagCATAAGCCACAATTCACGAATACAGGAACAATTATATGGAGTTTTTTGCTGTACATTCATTAAAGGCAActggaatattttaaaagaaatgtatagtaaacatatttatattagatATATACCTTTTTAACATATAGTCTTACCGTTTCAAATATCTTCAATGATATGTAAATAAGATCATTGATAATTATTGCCTGAATATTTTCAAGTTCTTCTAGATGACTGTCTGTAGAATACTGATAATACAGACTACGTGTGTATTCCAATGAAATAAGAAACCATCGTAATTCTATGTGCATATGATACATATGATATTCCGGTTGTCTACACtgtaatatatatgaaatatattagaaGTGTTGGTGGAATTACTTCAGAATTAACAATAGCTTACAAAATATAGACCTGGTTGCCTTGTTTAGAAGGTGCATAATGAAATGTGGCATCTGGAATATTTCTTAGCCTATTAAGGAAACGTTTTATcgtaataaataacatattaaaTTCTTCTTCGATATCCTCATTTATAGTTTGTAAAGATTGAAGGTCCCATTTAATACtgaaaaattcatattataaaacatacatttctcaaagaatattaacaccagttattcgactggttatggtagaaataggtatatacaaaatatagatacgtttaatattaaaaattctcttacctatttaaatatgttcgaacatataataaaaattcgcaTACAATGCGTCTTATATGATAAAAATCAATGTCATTTGTATTAGAACTTAGGACCTGATTATAAGTCTCATGCCCGCtaagtatttttaattgcatgctacgaagaaaattaaataatcaagaaCATAACATAAAGCAGTTTTGATATTAATGGATGAAATGATTCTTACGCCATGCATTTGATGTAATGTTTTAAATCAAAAATGCCTGTTGATGCAGGCACATTGGAATCAAATAATTGCATGTCCACATCCAATAATGAATTTTCATCTTGCGGATAAAGAACATTTTCCACTTCTCCACGCAAGAATAaactttctttatttaattgCCAATCATTACTGTTCACTTTACCATCGCAATTAAAAGTTAAACACATATCCATCTGTACAACACTATCAGGAACAAAgtat
Coding sequences:
- the LOC116427038 gene encoding protein MMS22-like isoform X3, translated to MDMCLTFNCDGKVNSNDWQLNKESLFLRGEVENVLYPQDENSLLDVDMQLFDSNVPASTGIFDLKHYIKCMAMQLKILSGHETYNQVLSSNTNDIDFYHIRRIVCEFLLYVRTYLNSIKWDLQSLQTINEDIEEEFNMLFITIKRFLNRLRNIPDATFHYAPSKQGNQCRQPEYHMYHMHIELRWFLISLEYTRSLYYQYSTDSHLEELENIQAIIINDLIYISLKIFETLPLMNVQQKTPYNCSCIRELWLMLQIFIDNLADRMKSKKFWDYVNDSVNALLNRSASNIKQESSCYTLAPCKNSELFCLWIIYNLSLLYGYNVDGIYLGSKCSRIRSNYEQLEKILKTYISKGGKDGERDEIDEELRIMIPLLNTIVTEWWQTRVSVISLLWDCFHKRLDEPFLLQTSGPWILSVEKKTAADILRQIRDRINNTDCVKESSYGMFLRFLGSFLQINYSNNDAKHWNQIKGRIYSKFSKSKVQEFSITGFYNFISLFLTLAITADTTNVCSVMLDLLPPTKEYNNENSKKCSLIWKGKLAILLLYSELRLNFINIASCYIDTVNTISCRRDDTSRTMMVNFVDVFSTILASSNIELEEHLLLGGWIDRYFTECSSKMIGTLTRVLVSIFKKCESSSNSDGVGKMLDALWCFVACRVRQLVFDPGLTGDHYRDVSQLAVLFTLDGLKNPTTAKKYKHSAMSLFQHFASSVIVKDIRITRHYLVLMLEEKQAVETLKKEIKNFDTILIQAWIKCSIIGHETNGDEIKVIQNYILSINEIQQMFVTYHDINEFQDTNESILVFMMCSMKKRNILKTEQEQIQYDAKWRSYFNHIEKWILLPITEETKDTELAFWIYRCIGTLILCTSTMLYSKTNNMFKTLLSKTILSSDQQFLKNLGKKTFSMILLGIETLNVKSDLSLQIMIKDLFDQYIPFLVTSINNTNNFKVSDSLLKCFKDAKAAFVHLILEILMTNFFTISSDNMLHKHFYLREVKHCNI